From Mycolicibacterium nivoides, a single genomic window includes:
- a CDS encoding homogentisate 1,2-dioxygenase, whose product MESFVHLRKGKTPKRVHADLDGLKDDELGRGGFVGRTANMYRRNDPTAYRSVGPLRPTDVLSSELKPSDATDAQGGPLLMFSNTDCQVLLSRRTEEMPFFVRYVDGDLLLFVHKGSGLLETEFGPLRYREGDWVYIPKACTFRQVPETESTWLMIQATDDFRVPPAGTLGRHFPFDPAQVTIPEPQPIDDGVGPHTDGEYEVRLIHSEIDGAGSTSLFYQHNPLDVEGWRGDNFPFTFNIEDYTVITSESVHLPPTVHLFMQATGVYVMNFLPKPAESVPGTERTPWYHRNVDYDEIAFFHSGSLYGIPMPPGLVSHAPQGVHHGAPEKARERARRKFDDYDRVDWSVIAIDTRRRLIPSAEILANDLGQH is encoded by the coding sequence ATGGAATCCTTCGTCCACCTGCGTAAAGGCAAGACCCCGAAACGGGTGCATGCCGACCTCGACGGCCTCAAGGACGACGAACTCGGTCGCGGCGGTTTTGTCGGCCGTACCGCCAACATGTACCGGCGCAACGACCCCACCGCCTACCGCTCGGTCGGCCCGCTGCGCCCCACCGACGTGCTGTCCAGTGAGCTCAAGCCCAGCGACGCCACCGACGCCCAGGGCGGCCCGCTGCTCATGTTCTCCAACACCGACTGCCAGGTCCTGCTGAGCCGGCGCACCGAGGAGATGCCGTTCTTCGTCCGTTACGTCGACGGCGACCTGCTGTTGTTCGTACACAAGGGATCGGGCCTGCTGGAGACCGAGTTCGGCCCACTGCGCTACCGCGAGGGCGACTGGGTCTACATCCCGAAGGCCTGCACGTTCCGCCAGGTGCCCGAAACCGAGAGCACCTGGCTCATGATCCAGGCCACCGACGATTTCCGGGTCCCGCCAGCGGGCACCCTGGGCCGCCACTTCCCCTTCGACCCGGCGCAGGTGACCATTCCCGAACCGCAGCCCATCGACGACGGCGTCGGGCCGCATACCGACGGCGAGTACGAGGTCCGGTTGATCCACTCAGAGATTGACGGGGCGGGCTCCACATCTTTGTTCTACCAACACAATCCCCTCGACGTGGAAGGCTGGCGGGGCGACAACTTCCCGTTCACCTTCAATATCGAGGACTACACCGTCATCACGTCCGAGAGCGTGCACCTGCCACCGACCGTGCACCTCTTCATGCAGGCCACCGGTGTGTACGTGATGAACTTCCTACCCAAGCCCGCCGAGAGCGTGCCGGGCACCGAGCGCACACCGTGGTATCACCGCAACGTCGACTACGACGAGATCGCGTTCTTCCACAGCGGTTCGCTCTACGGCATCCCGATGCCGCCCGGCCTGGTCTCCCATGCGCCGCAGGGTGTTCACCACGGGGCCCCCGAGAAGGCTCGGGAACGGGCCCGCCGCAAGTTCGACGACTACGACCGGGTCGACTGGTCGGTGATCGCCATCGACACCCGTCGCCGTCTCATCCCGTCCGCCGAAATCCTCGCCAACGATCTGGGGCAGCACTAG
- a CDS encoding type 1 glutamine amidotransferase domain-containing protein — protein sequence MRKELEGRRVGILAADGVERIELEQPRAAVENEGGHVELLSLRAGEIQARDHDLEPAGTFSVDRTVAEAKVDQFDALILPGGTVNPDKLRIDKTAVAFVRDFVRSGKPVAAICHGPWTLVEADVVRGRTLTGYPSIRTDLGNAGATVVDRQVCIDGNLITSRAPGDLPAFCEAITEALACTPAQT from the coding sequence ATGAGAAAGGAATTGGAAGGTCGCAGGGTCGGCATCCTTGCCGCCGACGGTGTGGAGCGCATTGAACTCGAGCAACCGCGCGCGGCCGTCGAGAACGAGGGTGGCCACGTCGAGCTGCTGTCGCTGCGGGCCGGCGAAATCCAGGCCCGTGATCACGATCTCGAACCCGCGGGCACCTTTTCGGTGGACCGCACGGTAGCCGAGGCGAAGGTCGATCAGTTCGACGCGCTGATCCTGCCGGGAGGGACCGTGAACCCGGACAAGTTGAGGATCGACAAGACCGCGGTGGCCTTCGTCCGCGATTTCGTCCGGTCGGGCAAGCCCGTCGCGGCGATCTGTCACGGTCCGTGGACCCTGGTGGAGGCGGACGTGGTGCGCGGCCGCACGCTGACCGGCTATCCGAGTATCCGTACGGATCTCGGCAACGCCGGTGCCACCGTGGTGGATCGGCAGGTCTGCATCGACGGCAACCTGATCACCAGCCGCGCTCCCGGCGATCTGCCCGCGTTCTGTGAGGCGATCACCGAGGCCTTGGCGTGTACTCCGGCCCAGACCTGA
- a CDS encoding NAD(P)H-dependent oxidoreductase, translated as MRTLWIEASPKGDDALSSQLAQAYLDAAHGAGEVERFSVWDDDVLRFGRDAAIAKFAQLFGEPITEDQQAVWQQVLGEIERVRGFDRLVVSSPMWNWHVPHALKAWIDVIVQPVASFTLNERGEHVGTLGEGKPLQLILTRSSAYDGRHPELQDFHKPYLEYVFGMLGYRVDTLVVEPTTRWTAAEREQMRAEAVELAREVARTTGA; from the coding sequence ATGCGGACTCTGTGGATCGAGGCCAGCCCGAAAGGGGACGACGCGCTGTCCTCACAATTGGCACAGGCCTATCTTGATGCCGCGCACGGGGCCGGCGAGGTGGAACGGTTCTCGGTGTGGGACGACGATGTGCTGCGGTTCGGCCGGGACGCGGCGATCGCGAAGTTCGCGCAACTGTTCGGCGAACCGATCACCGAGGATCAGCAGGCGGTCTGGCAGCAGGTGCTCGGGGAGATCGAGCGGGTGCGCGGCTTCGACCGCCTGGTGGTGTCCTCCCCCATGTGGAACTGGCATGTGCCGCATGCGCTCAAAGCGTGGATCGACGTCATCGTGCAACCGGTGGCCAGCTTCACCCTCAACGAGCGTGGCGAACACGTCGGTACCCTCGGCGAGGGAAAACCGTTGCAGCTCATCCTCACCCGCAGCAGCGCCTACGACGGGCGCCACCCCGAGCTGCAGGATTTCCACAAGCCGTATCTGGAGTACGTGTTCGGGATGTTGGGCTACCGCGTCGACACCCTTGTCGTGGAGCCCACCACGCGGTGGACAGCTGCCGAACGGGAACAGATGCGCGCGGAGGCCGTCGAGCTGGCCCGGGAAGTCGCCCGCACCACCGGGGCCTGA
- a CDS encoding acyl-CoA dehydrogenase family protein gives MISPPTTDCVISPEFVARLADRAAEAEELRRLPDATVTDLVESGFTELLVPARFGGRQADFPAILDPVRRMAHGCTSSAWTIGFLALHNWMLALFGEQAQEEAFASRPFLAPAPLAPTGRGLPVDGGIRLTGRWSWATGLMHGNWIIVAALCGPDDALYPALALLPISDVTVADVWHTDGMRATGSNDATATDVFVPAHRLVKVLDIYSGTAPGAGLHDSTTYRWPMVPALALLAAMPALGSVERVTEIYAQRLGERVLPYEGVTQKDKPIAQAHLAGAQVRVRALRALLADTVGEIEAIVASGDAVDKPVRAQARLSAAHIVSESRAVIADLLGAGGASIHFLSSPLQRFKRDVDVLSGHVVFDYDTSRELAGALALGMKIPRTSMI, from the coding sequence ATGATCTCGCCCCCCACCACCGACTGCGTCATCAGCCCCGAATTCGTCGCACGACTGGCCGACCGCGCCGCTGAAGCCGAGGAGTTGCGCCGGCTTCCCGATGCCACGGTCACCGACCTTGTCGAGTCCGGTTTCACCGAACTCCTGGTGCCCGCCCGTTTCGGCGGCCGGCAGGCCGATTTCCCGGCGATCCTGGATCCCGTGCGCCGGATGGCGCACGGCTGCACGTCGAGCGCCTGGACCATCGGCTTCCTGGCTCTGCACAACTGGATGCTGGCGCTGTTCGGCGAGCAGGCCCAGGAGGAGGCATTCGCGAGCCGCCCGTTCCTCGCCCCCGCCCCACTCGCGCCGACCGGGCGCGGGCTGCCGGTCGACGGTGGCATCCGCCTGACCGGTAGGTGGTCCTGGGCCACCGGCCTCATGCACGGGAACTGGATCATCGTCGCCGCACTGTGCGGACCCGACGACGCGCTGTACCCGGCGCTGGCGCTGCTGCCGATCAGCGATGTGACCGTGGCCGACGTGTGGCACACCGATGGCATGCGGGCCACCGGCTCCAACGACGCCACCGCCACCGATGTCTTCGTGCCGGCGCACCGACTGGTGAAAGTGCTCGACATCTACTCCGGCACGGCCCCGGGCGCCGGATTGCACGACAGCACCACCTACCGGTGGCCGATGGTGCCCGCCCTGGCCCTGCTGGCGGCGATGCCCGCCCTGGGCAGCGTCGAGCGGGTCACCGAGATCTACGCGCAGCGCCTCGGCGAACGCGTGCTGCCCTACGAGGGCGTCACACAGAAGGACAAGCCGATCGCGCAGGCCCATCTGGCCGGGGCACAGGTGCGGGTGCGCGCGTTGCGCGCCCTGCTGGCCGACACCGTCGGCGAGATCGAGGCCATCGTGGCGTCGGGCGACGCGGTGGACAAGCCGGTGCGCGCACAGGCCCGGCTGTCGGCCGCGCACATCGTCAGCGAGTCCAGGGCGGTGATCGCCGACCTTCTTGGCGCAGGGGGTGCGAGCATCCATTTCCTGTCCAGCCCACTGCAGCGGTTCAAGCGCGATGTCGACGTCCTGTCGGGCCACGTGGTGTTCGACTACGACACCAGTCGCGAGTTGGCCGGGGCACTGGCCCTGGGGATGAAGATCCCCCGTACGTCCATGATCTGA
- a CDS encoding esterase family protein: protein MTFIDKIRGHWARRMTVAAVAALMLPGLIGVTGGSATAGAFSRPGLPVEYLMVPSPSMGRDIKIQFQSGGPGSHAVYLLDGLRAQDDFNGWDINTNAFEMFLNSGLSVVMPVGGQSSFYTDWYSPACGKAGCVTYKWETFLTNELPAWLAANRDVAANGNAAIGLSMAGSASLILATYHPDRFIYAGSMSGFLNPSEGWWPFLINISMGDAGGFKANDMWGPTEDPNSAWKRNDPMLQIPTLVANNTRLWIYCGNGQPNELGGGDLPATFLEGLTIKTNRTFQDNYIAAGGTNGVFNFPDNGTHNWAYWARELQAMVPDLQRVLG, encoded by the coding sequence ATGACCTTCATTGACAAGATTCGTGGCCATTGGGCCCGCCGCATGACGGTGGCGGCTGTGGCAGCGCTGATGCTGCCTGGCTTGATCGGCGTTACCGGCGGATCGGCGACCGCGGGGGCATTCTCCCGGCCGGGCCTGCCGGTGGAGTACCTGATGGTCCCGTCGCCGTCGATGGGCCGTGACATCAAGATTCAGTTCCAGAGCGGTGGGCCGGGTTCGCACGCGGTGTACCTGCTCGACGGCCTGCGCGCCCAGGACGACTTCAACGGCTGGGACATCAACACCAACGCGTTCGAGATGTTCCTGAACAGCGGTCTGTCGGTGGTCATGCCGGTCGGTGGTCAGTCCAGCTTCTACACCGACTGGTACTCGCCGGCGTGCGGTAAGGCCGGCTGCGTCACCTACAAGTGGGAGACCTTCCTGACCAACGAGCTGCCGGCATGGCTGGCCGCCAATCGCGACGTCGCAGCCAACGGCAACGCCGCAATCGGTCTGTCGATGGCCGGCTCGGCCTCGCTGATCCTCGCGACCTACCACCCGGACCGGTTCATCTACGCCGGATCGATGTCGGGCTTCCTCAACCCCTCCGAGGGCTGGTGGCCGTTCCTGATCAACATCTCCATGGGTGACGCCGGTGGCTTCAAGGCCAACGACATGTGGGGTCCGACGGAAGACCCGAACAGCGCGTGGAAGCGCAACGATCCGATGTTGCAGATCCCGACGCTCGTCGCCAACAACACCCGCCTCTGGATCTACTGCGGTAACGGACAGCCCAACGAGCTGGGCGGTGGCGACCTGCCTGCCACCTTCCTCGAAGGCCTGACCATCAAGACCAACCGCACCTTCCAGGACAACTACATCGCCGCAGGTGGCACCAACGGTGTGTTCAACTTCCCGGACAACGGCACGCACAACTGGGCCTACTGGGCCCGGGAGCTGCAGGCCATGGTTCCGGACCTGCAGCGGGTGCTCGGCTAA